Proteins encoded by one window of Blautia luti:
- a CDS encoding DUF6034 family protein, producing the protein MKKIKMFMGAVLCMNLLTLSGCDRVVQSAVVEEKDQTEQKKEEKKETVQKTVAEQVQAPETYQTTIQADLRSADREDKETPMNFTLTADAPVKVPDVDAICLKKVKRVAIPEEEQNKIKDTFGKGQPMQEEKNENEQAGTYKVDGLTYRYSYTQSEQVSDVEELGFGIAKFIFDDCGDMTLESSEKKEREERFQNYIKAGSGKVSEKEAKEKVSGLVSGNWEIFESSSKALTEGSTTLEKDDFIFERMIDGVPVNYVRETSLPVNEQALEWENEDGTLHEGQSEGWENEVLTMDFCSGTLQSFLHRNPIEASNASDERLFLLPFDEVKDIFEKTITLQVMTEDKNRLISVDGGSHYRYPSIDAQSAEITITKVQLGYMCMPDSEGSDTEAVLIPVWDFYGTWTSKEPEYEYGNGDDGPVIGDVTMDDAGVPLLTIDARDGSVIQRIQAGWAASMGSKDVK; encoded by the coding sequence ATGAAGAAAATAAAAATGTTTATGGGAGCCGTTCTGTGTATGAATCTTTTGACATTATCCGGATGTGACCGTGTTGTCCAGTCTGCTGTTGTGGAAGAAAAGGATCAGACAGAACAGAAAAAAGAAGAGAAAAAGGAGACAGTTCAGAAAACCGTTGCCGAACAGGTACAGGCACCGGAAACATACCAGACAACGATCCAAGCAGATCTAAGATCAGCGGACCGGGAGGATAAAGAAACCCCGATGAATTTTACCCTGACAGCGGATGCACCGGTAAAAGTCCCGGATGTAGATGCAATCTGTTTAAAAAAAGTAAAAAGGGTGGCGATTCCTGAAGAAGAACAGAATAAAATAAAAGACACATTCGGAAAAGGACAGCCCATGCAGGAAGAGAAGAATGAGAACGAACAGGCGGGGACATATAAAGTAGATGGACTGACCTATCGGTATTCTTATACACAGAGTGAGCAGGTATCGGATGTGGAGGAACTCGGATTTGGGATAGCGAAGTTTATCTTTGACGATTGTGGAGACATGACCCTGGAATCGAGTGAGAAAAAAGAAAGGGAAGAACGCTTTCAAAATTATATAAAGGCAGGAAGCGGGAAAGTATCTGAAAAGGAAGCAAAGGAGAAGGTTTCAGGTCTTGTGTCCGGAAACTGGGAGATATTTGAAAGTTCCTCAAAAGCACTTACTGAAGGAAGCACTACCTTGGAAAAAGATGATTTCATTTTTGAACGGATGATAGACGGGGTTCCGGTTAATTATGTGAGGGAAACCTCTCTGCCTGTTAATGAGCAGGCTCTTGAATGGGAAAACGAAGATGGAACACTTCATGAAGGACAGTCTGAAGGATGGGAAAATGAAGTACTGACGATGGACTTTTGCAGTGGGACACTTCAGAGTTTTCTGCACCGAAATCCCATAGAAGCATCGAATGCTTCCGATGAAAGGCTGTTCCTACTTCCTTTTGATGAGGTCAAGGATATCTTTGAAAAAACGATCACTTTGCAGGTCATGACAGAAGACAAGAATCGTCTGATCTCTGTCGATGGAGGAAGCCACTACCGTTATCCGTCCATTGATGCACAGAGTGCGGAGATAACCATAACAAAGGTACAGCTAGGTTATATGTGCATGCCAGACAGTGAAGGCAGCGATACCGAAGCAGTCCTGATCCCGGTGTGGGATTTTTATGGAACCTGGACATCCAAAGAGCCAGAGTATGAGTACGGAAATGGGGATGATGGACCGGTCATAGGAGACGTGACGATGGATGATGCAGGTGTTCCACTCCTTACGATCGATGCACGGGATGGAAGCGTAATACAAAGGATTCAGGCTGGATGGGCGGCTTCTATGGGTTCCAAGGATGTAAAATAG
- a CDS encoding sensor histidine kinase: MKLWKRTVLLMLVTLLCALIPVGTLSLYITGKRSLNNAAETYGRQLGNGKILLEQFWDNSKYEQMSETGKQAYMGFQFQRCCGEGMALIDRKSNAVIENLTDYKVVGLENLGLKDEGDPYAYKIQKLGQKYLLLQLEPLSRPEGYEVLSVREVTGLFAELRQTAVWFLGIYLAVFLIAGLFIYMMMRRTVEQMEKLQEVAEKQELLMGALSHEMRTPLTSIIGYSDTLRHVKLKDEQKDRALEHINREGKRLEALSGKMLQMLGLYQNHAIQMEMTMAGDLLNHVIDMEKEQAEKKAVHLKMECEAFSMKIDPALMESLLINLIDNALKATDAGGSIWVKAYEKAGKKIFEVSDTGMGIPEEELGKITDAFYMVDKSRSRKEGGSGLGLALCVKVAEIHGGCLKIESRQREGTTVRAIF; encoded by the coding sequence ATGAAGCTGTGGAAACGAACGGTACTTCTTATGCTGGTAACGCTATTATGTGCCCTGATCCCAGTGGGAACGCTAAGTCTTTATATCACAGGAAAACGAAGCCTCAATAATGCTGCAGAGACCTACGGAAGACAGCTGGGAAATGGCAAGATACTCCTGGAACAATTTTGGGATAACAGCAAATATGAGCAGATGTCCGAGACTGGAAAGCAGGCTTATATGGGCTTTCAGTTCCAGCGATGCTGTGGGGAAGGCATGGCCCTGATCGACCGAAAAAGCAATGCCGTCATTGAAAACCTGACAGATTATAAAGTGGTGGGGCTCGAAAACTTAGGCTTAAAAGATGAAGGAGATCCGTATGCCTACAAGATACAGAAACTGGGACAGAAATACCTCCTTCTCCAGCTGGAACCATTATCCAGACCGGAAGGATACGAAGTCCTCTCTGTCCGGGAAGTCACAGGGCTTTTTGCAGAGCTGAGACAGACCGCTGTCTGGTTTTTGGGAATTTATCTGGCTGTGTTCCTGATCGCCGGCCTTTTTATTTATATGATGATGCGAAGAACTGTGGAACAGATGGAGAAGCTACAGGAAGTGGCAGAGAAACAGGAGCTACTCATGGGGGCACTTTCCCATGAAATGCGTACCCCGTTAACGTCCATTATCGGGTATTCGGATACCCTGCGCCATGTAAAGCTGAAAGATGAACAGAAAGACCGGGCACTGGAACATATCAACCGGGAGGGAAAACGCCTGGAGGCTCTTTCTGGGAAGATGCTGCAGATGCTGGGGCTTTATCAGAACCATGCCATACAGATGGAAATGACCATGGCAGGTGACCTTTTAAACCATGTCATAGACATGGAAAAAGAACAGGCAGAAAAGAAAGCGGTGCACCTCAAGATGGAATGTGAAGCCTTTTCCATGAAAATAGATCCGGCCTTGATGGAAAGCCTTCTGATAAACCTGATCGACAATGCCCTAAAGGCTACGGATGCCGGTGGAAGCATTTGGGTAAAGGCTTATGAGAAAGCTGGAAAAAAGATCTTTGAGGTGTCGGATACCGGAATGGGGATCCCGGAGGAAGAACTGGGAAAGATCACAGATGCATTCTATATGGTGGACAAATCACGAAGCCGAAAAGAAGGCGGATCCGGACTTGGGCTGGCACTCTGTGTGAAGGTGGCTGAAATCCATGGCGGATGCTTGAAAATCGAAAGCAGACAGAGAGAGGGGACCACGGTAAGAGCCATCTTCTGA
- a CDS encoding response regulator transcription factor — MKNKILVIEDDRAISELLCMNLEAAGYETVAAYDGEEAQRLLLWQEDADLAVVDIMLPGKDGFALMEDFKKKELPVLYLTAKDDVASKVKGLKLGAEDYMVKPFEMLELLVRIEKVLERTGRAKKVLTVRNILVDMQSHQVYKDGLPVSLKPMEYDLFVLLLQNKNIALGREELLKRVWGENYLGESRTVDVHIGQLRKKLELYDEIRTIPKLGYRLEE; from the coding sequence ATGAAAAATAAAATTTTGGTGATAGAAGATGACCGTGCAATTTCAGAATTGCTGTGCATGAACCTGGAGGCAGCAGGGTATGAGACTGTGGCAGCGTATGATGGGGAAGAAGCCCAGAGGCTGCTCTTATGGCAGGAGGACGCGGACCTGGCAGTAGTGGATATCATGCTGCCGGGAAAAGACGGGTTTGCATTGATGGAGGATTTTAAAAAGAAGGAGCTTCCGGTGCTCTACCTGACTGCAAAGGATGATGTGGCTTCCAAGGTGAAGGGATTAAAGCTGGGTGCGGAAGATTATATGGTAAAACCTTTTGAGATGCTGGAACTTCTGGTACGCATTGAGAAGGTGCTGGAGAGGACGGGACGGGCCAAGAAAGTCTTAACGGTCCGGAACATCCTGGTGGACATGCAAAGCCATCAGGTCTACAAAGACGGGCTTCCGGTAAGCCTAAAGCCAATGGAATATGACCTCTTTGTGCTGCTCCTGCAAAATAAGAACATTGCGCTTGGAAGGGAAGAACTGTTAAAACGGGTCTGGGGAGAAAACTACCTGGGAGAAAGCAGGACGGTGGATGTCCATATCGGACAGCTCAGAAAAAAGCTGGAACTTTATGATGAGATCAGGACGATCCCGAAACTTGGATACCGTCTGGAGGAATAA
- a CDS encoding CPBP family intramembrane glutamic endopeptidase yields MKKLVLVSLKTFAFFVGWAICVSILPIPDTKSAAVWRFWAELIPLLSVIGFTIIFWLIDKRNIRLHLTGKPVYNIVFGCITGAIWLGVSVVILSLTGVIHINGRNQISMLWLWLFSAFINSVMQEVLVRGYLYQMIKNNYNIVVAVLISTGLFTFAHGGAFEAGILPVLNVITMSLFVTAVLEYTESLVAPIVIHFLWNGVGAIILGGVSLAEDYPHLFNMVISGNSILSGGSCKIEGSIVVLFMNLILMFGFVMAKKKRDKNL; encoded by the coding sequence ATGAAGAAATTAGTATTGGTATCATTAAAAACGTTTGCCTTTTTTGTAGGCTGGGCTATATGTGTTTCAATTTTGCCTATACCAGATACAAAAAGTGCGGCAGTCTGGAGATTTTGGGCAGAATTGATTCCATTATTGTCAGTTATTGGTTTTACAATTATTTTCTGGTTAATAGATAAAAGAAACATACGATTACATCTGACTGGAAAACCTGTTTATAATATCGTATTTGGGTGTATCACAGGAGCTATTTGGTTAGGAGTATCTGTTGTAATATTATCTTTAACAGGGGTCATACATATTAATGGCAGAAACCAAATTTCTATGCTTTGGTTATGGTTATTTTCAGCTTTTATCAATAGCGTTATGCAGGAAGTGTTAGTTCGTGGTTACTTATATCAGATGATAAAAAATAATTACAACATAGTTGTCGCTGTCCTTATATCTACCGGATTATTTACATTTGCACATGGTGGGGCTTTTGAGGCAGGAATACTTCCTGTACTAAATGTTATAACGATGAGTCTTTTCGTGACGGCAGTTTTGGAATACACGGAATCCTTAGTTGCTCCGATTGTAATCCATTTTTTATGGAATGGAGTTGGTGCAATTATTTTGGGTGGAGTATCATTAGCAGAAGATTATCCGCATTTGTTCAACATGGTAATTAGTGGAAATTCAATTTTGTCGGGTGGCAGCTGTAAAATTGAAGGTAGCATAGTTGTACTGTTTATGAACTTGATTTTAATGTTTGGATTCGTAATGGCAAAAAAGAAAAGGGACAAAAATCTATAA
- a CDS encoding AAA family ATPase, which yields MNDQFLQGVLFDWNRIDNDSYLKRIKAFKGIEKLVFNKPITFFVGENGSGKSTLLEALAVAHGFNPEGGTKNYVFSTHDTHSELCDAIRISKGYRKEKWGYFLRAESFYNVATKEEEYADLTHPSAKYHEKSHGESFLALAQNNLRPNGLYLFDEPEAALSPQRQLTLLMQIYSCAKEGAQFIIVTHSPILLGIPDADIYCFDDGRIHLCEYEETESYRITEMFINNRQMLLDKLLTD from the coding sequence ATGAATGATCAATTCTTACAAGGAGTATTATTCGATTGGAATAGAATTGATAACGATAGTTATTTAAAGAGAATTAAGGCTTTTAAAGGGATTGAAAAACTTGTTTTCAATAAACCAATTACCTTTTTTGTCGGAGAAAATGGCAGTGGTAAATCGACTTTATTGGAGGCACTTGCTGTAGCACATGGTTTTAATCCGGAGGGTGGAACAAAGAATTATGTTTTTTCTACGCATGATACACATTCAGAATTGTGTGATGCGATAAGAATTTCCAAAGGCTATCGGAAGGAAAAGTGGGGTTATTTTCTTAGGGCTGAAAGTTTTTATAATGTTGCAACGAAGGAAGAAGAATATGCGGATCTCACACATCCTTCCGCTAAATATCATGAAAAATCACATGGAGAGAGTTTTCTCGCATTGGCACAGAATAATCTGCGTCCAAATGGCTTGTATCTTTTTGACGAACCTGAAGCTGCATTATCCCCACAGAGACAGCTTACATTGTTGATGCAAATATATAGTTGTGCAAAAGAGGGAGCACAGTTTATTATAGTTACGCATTCGCCAATTTTGTTAGGAATACCTGATGCAGATATCTATTGTTTTGATGATGGACGAATACATTTATGCGAATATGAAGAAACAGAGAGCTATCGGATAACAGAAATGTTCATAAACAACAGGCAGATGCTGTTGGATAAATTGCTAACAGATTAG
- a CDS encoding DUF6019 family protein, which translates to MWNELGLSGGTAIIILIALYFVIKWAVKNGIKEAYSAITGKKTEEDVRNEKELKELGFELEDKFQLTELLRANDASCPKSKKR; encoded by the coding sequence ATGTGGAATGAATTAGGCTTAAGCGGGGGAACCGCAATTATTATTTTGATTGCGCTGTATTTCGTCATCAAATGGGCAGTGAAAAATGGAATCAAAGAAGCCTACAGTGCCATTACTGGAAAGAAAACGGAAGAAGATGTCAGAAACGAAAAAGAATTGAAAGAACTCGGATTTGAGTTAGAAGATAAATTCCAGTTGACCGAGCTACTTAGAGCGAATGATGCTTCTTGTCCAAAGAGCAAGAAAAGGTAG
- a CDS encoding DUF2116 family Zn-ribbon domain-containing protein, which produces MKKCKYCGKKLNDNFEFCNSKCENCYEKMMDKDSHKIKYFTLGIILGFLVMFYGIISNNNVFIIGIGIVVMGIDVVLLPFTTPETINFLGYQKSKFAGRISGILLIAVGVWMCFIQ; this is translated from the coding sequence GTGAAAAAATGCAAATATTGTGGCAAAAAACTCAATGATAATTTTGAATTTTGTAACAGTAAATGTGAAAATTGTTATGAAAAGATGATGGATAAAGACAGCCATAAAATCAAGTATTTTACATTAGGCATTATTTTGGGATTCTTAGTTATGTTTTATGGCATTATTTCTAACAATAATGTCTTTATAATAGGAATTGGGATTGTAGTAATGGGTATAGATGTTGTTTTATTGCCATTTACAACTCCTGAAACAATTAATTTTCTAGGATATCAAAAGTCAAAATTCGCAGGAAGAATATCAGGCATATTGCTTATAGCAGTTGGAGTATGGATGTGTTTTATTCAATGA
- a CDS encoding L,D-transpeptidase family protein — MGKRKEITDKDNGKQKMWIMITVIIVFFAMAGYAGMSYYYSDRFFRGTTINGINCSGKTSEEAEQAVAKKAEDYLLEVKARKLKSQSINGKLIGYRYVSDGSISQYLDEQKPYKWVQGFWKKQNYTAKENMIYDKVKLKEQLEKLECVKKENQIAPEDAYVAYKDSKFEIVPETEGNTLDFNGAYQALSEAVAGKKRTIDLNSCPAVYVKAAVMKDDSDLKNSLEECQNLIQTKIVYVFGEETVTLDGEEIRNWLIFDERGQLQKNEDELRQCVAEYVAQLAATHDTVNTEREFCTTSGRTVQVYSSVYGWKIDQEKEIETIMQEMIAGVQINREPVYAMRANARGMNDIGNTYIEVDLSAQHLYYYQDGSIILESDIVSGDMQYVERQTQPGIFQLYYKKSPSVLKGKMLENGKYEYERPVTYWMPFNGGIGFHDASWQPYFGGNRFREGGGSHGCINLPADKAAELYNRIDESVPIVCFY; from the coding sequence ATGGGAAAAAGAAAAGAGATAACCGATAAGGATAATGGAAAGCAAAAAATGTGGATAATGATCACTGTCATCATAGTGTTCTTTGCTATGGCTGGCTATGCAGGAATGTCTTATTACTATTCTGACAGATTTTTTCGGGGAACAACGATCAATGGGATTAACTGTTCTGGAAAAACATCGGAAGAGGCAGAACAGGCGGTTGCAAAGAAAGCAGAGGACTATCTGCTGGAAGTAAAGGCAAGAAAGCTGAAATCACAGAGTATCAATGGAAAATTGATCGGATATCGTTATGTTTCGGATGGCAGTATTTCCCAATATCTGGATGAACAAAAACCATATAAATGGGTTCAGGGATTTTGGAAGAAGCAAAATTATACAGCCAAGGAAAACATGATCTATGATAAAGTGAAGTTAAAAGAACAGCTGGAAAAACTGGAATGTGTAAAAAAAGAGAATCAGATAGCACCAGAAGATGCGTATGTAGCTTATAAAGATTCGAAGTTTGAAATCGTACCGGAAACAGAAGGGAATACTCTGGATTTCAATGGAGCCTATCAGGCACTGTCAGAAGCAGTTGCTGGCAAAAAAAGAACCATTGATCTGAATAGCTGTCCGGCTGTTTATGTAAAAGCGGCAGTAATGAAAGATGATTCAGATCTTAAAAATTCATTGGAAGAATGTCAAAATCTGATCCAGACCAAAATCGTGTACGTGTTTGGAGAAGAAACGGTAACATTGGATGGAGAGGAAATCAGAAACTGGCTGATTTTTGATGAGAGAGGACAGCTGCAAAAAAATGAGGATGAGCTGAGACAGTGTGTAGCAGAATATGTGGCACAGCTGGCTGCCACACATGATACAGTAAATACAGAGAGGGAATTTTGTACAACAAGCGGACGTACTGTTCAGGTGTATAGTTCTGTTTATGGATGGAAGATCGATCAGGAAAAAGAAATAGAAACCATTATGCAGGAAATGATTGCAGGAGTACAGATAAACCGGGAACCGGTGTACGCTATGCGGGCGAATGCACGGGGTATGAATGATATAGGCAACACGTATATTGAAGTAGACCTGTCTGCACAGCATTTATATTATTATCAGGATGGTTCTATCATTTTGGAATCGGATATTGTGTCAGGAGATATGCAGTATGTAGAACGGCAGACACAACCGGGAATTTTTCAATTGTATTACAAGAAAAGTCCATCTGTGCTGAAAGGAAAGATGTTGGAAAATGGGAAATATGAATATGAAAGACCAGTAACTTACTGGATGCCTTTTAATGGGGGGATTGGATTTCATGATGCTTCATGGCAGCCATACTTTGGAGGAAATCGTTTCCGGGAAGGTGGTGGATCCCATGGATGCATTAATCTTCCGGCAGACAAAGCGGCAGAACTTTATAATAGGATAGACGAAAGTGTGCCGATTGTCTGTTTTTATTAA
- a CDS encoding M56 family metallopeptidase: MEVFILHILKLNVIAAVVILLVKVLATLFKGRVSARWKYLIWLLITISLCVPVRLPANLALVDFKVLRSSQQNTQSPKITDYAVRPEESQKITENVSSASKDMKNLTEIPEQKRTVRYESDKWLGIVALIFAAVWLSVAVLKLTGELLAYYFSIRNLERMSLQVSDTVSIQMYRAACQKKHVRRIPELRQNAGLTTPLLAGLLHTKLYLPATGYSAEERKLIFYHELTHYCHRDLWYKMLLRICASIYWFNPFLLIMLKEADKDIENLCDTAVVRRVNKKEHKLYRQLLLRTVAMENQIPYVTASLNDSEMVFKDRILYMVNIRKLRKGILPGILVTLLLAGGNLVFNVSAGTDTVSVETEKSGIEKNADPEKNNVPDYAPFSEMVTMQKAAETQDEGGVTENTDTEDSVDEEEKADAETNDEPAMENSGQVSETTDDGITSDNNGSVSSYENLPAGVPYTSGFSTTSGVASIVAPGGGDEESRVLYDNGDGTYSDYYGSRYSYQGDGNWADANGNSYRTWNDEGYHFGNQLEQHELQGSNGTVNVIETTNGDYYYCDADGVGYTDNGDGTWTDENGNIYTE; this comes from the coding sequence ATGGAGGTTTTCATTCTACACATTCTGAAACTGAATGTTATTGCAGCAGTAGTAATTTTACTGGTAAAAGTGCTTGCGACTCTGTTTAAAGGACGTGTATCAGCGAGATGGAAGTACCTTATCTGGCTGTTGATTACGATAAGCCTTTGTGTTCCGGTGCGCCTTCCGGCGAATCTGGCACTGGTGGATTTCAAAGTACTTAGAAGCAGTCAACAGAATACGCAAAGCCCGAAGATAACGGATTACGCAGTCAGACCAGAGGAAAGTCAGAAGATAACAGAAAACGTATCATCTGCGAGCAAAGACATGAAAAATCTGACAGAAATCCCGGAACAAAAGAGAACTGTCAGGTACGAATCAGATAAATGGCTGGGAATTGTGGCTTTGATTTTTGCTGCTGTCTGGCTGAGCGTAGCGGTACTTAAACTGACGGGAGAATTGCTGGCATATTATTTTTCTATAAGGAATCTGGAACGGATGAGTCTGCAGGTAAGTGATACGGTGAGTATTCAGATGTACCGTGCAGCGTGTCAAAAGAAGCACGTACGCAGAATACCGGAACTCAGGCAAAACGCAGGTCTTACCACACCGCTTCTTGCAGGACTTTTACATACAAAATTGTATCTACCAGCAACCGGGTATTCAGCAGAAGAAAGAAAACTTATCTTTTACCATGAACTTACACATTATTGCCATCGGGATCTCTGGTATAAGATGCTCCTTCGAATCTGTGCATCGATATACTGGTTCAATCCCTTTCTTCTTATCATGCTGAAAGAAGCGGATAAGGATATTGAGAATCTGTGTGATACAGCAGTTGTTCGCAGAGTTAATAAAAAGGAACATAAATTATATCGACAGCTGCTTCTCAGGACAGTAGCCATGGAAAATCAGATTCCATATGTGACAGCAAGTCTTAATGACAGCGAAATGGTGTTTAAAGATCGGATTCTGTATATGGTGAACATTCGGAAACTCCGCAAAGGAATTCTTCCGGGAATTCTTGTGACGCTGCTGCTTGCAGGCGGTAATCTGGTATTTAATGTCTCTGCCGGGACAGATACAGTTTCAGTAGAGACGGAGAAGTCTGGTATTGAAAAAAATGCAGATCCAGAGAAAAATAATGTACCGGATTATGCACCATTTTCTGAAATGGTAACTATGCAGAAAGCTGCTGAAACCCAGGACGAAGGAGGAGTGACAGAGAATACAGATACAGAGGATTCTGTAGACGAAGAGGAAAAAGCAGATGCGGAAACAAACGATGAACCTGCCATGGAAAACAGCGGACAGGTAAGTGAAACGACCGATGATGGAATTACCTCTGACAACAACGGGTCTGTTTCATCTTATGAAAATCTGCCAGCAGGCGTACCATATACCAGTGGATTCAGTACTACTTCCGGTGTAGCATCAATTGTAGCACCGGGTGGAGGAGATGAAGAATCCAGAGTTCTTTACGATAACGGAGATGGGACCTATTCTGATTATTATGGGAGCCGATACAGTTATCAGGGAGATGGAAACTGGGCAGATGCCAATGGAAATTCATATCGTACCTGGAATGACGAAGGTTATCATTTCGGAAACCAACTGGAACAGCATGAACTCCAGGGTAGTAACGGTACTGTTAATGTAATAGAAACAACAAACGGAGATTATTATTATTGTGACGCAGATGGGGTCGGATACACAGACAATGGTGACGGCACCTGGACGGATGAGAATGGGAACATCTATACAGAATAA
- a CDS encoding BlaI/MecI/CopY family transcriptional regulator gives MKKTYQRLPESELDIMLVLWNNTPPMTRPEIEKVITMKKKLASTTILSLLTRLENKNFVEVTKQGKMNLYTPLVSQSDYQAHESQSVLEKLYGNSLKKFVTSLYHGKKISSEEVQDLSEFLKNLEDREE, from the coding sequence GTGAAAAAAACTTACCAGAGACTTCCGGAATCAGAGCTGGATATTATGCTCGTTCTTTGGAATAATACTCCGCCGATGACCAGACCGGAGATTGAGAAAGTGATCACTATGAAGAAAAAACTTGCATCAACAACAATTTTGTCATTGCTGACCAGATTGGAGAACAAAAATTTCGTGGAAGTGACGAAACAGGGAAAAATGAATCTGTATACACCCCTGGTTTCGCAGTCAGATTATCAGGCACATGAAAGCCAGAGTGTTCTTGAGAAACTTTATGGGAATTCACTAAAAAAGTTTGTAACTTCACTTTATCATGGAAAGAAGATCAGCTCGGAAGAAGTCCAGGATCTCAGTGAATTTCTTAAGAACCTGGAGGACAGGGAGGAATAG
- the srtB gene encoding class B sortase, whose amino-acid sequence MRHIKEIMIVAVCLMVLSFCVCTGLGIYFMYREGVQEYEDLRTYVKETDEDDHTEGTDGSDGKQTVVDFRALKKINPDIVAWIRIPDTSIDYPVVQGNDDSYYLTHTFKKAEHVAGAIFLDSDNNADFSDDKNIIYGHNMKDGSMFRGLRNFLDDEFLKEHHILYLYLPDEGVWIFVIVKCEYTPADGDAFLLGTQEEVPTLLLSTCGTDTSKRLVVWCERQEENGEQIEYSDEETEVQEATDDLAFLDGEFVENETHDFI is encoded by the coding sequence ATGAGACACATAAAAGAAATCATGATCGTGGCAGTCTGCCTGATGGTACTCAGCTTTTGCGTATGTACCGGTCTTGGCATTTACTTTATGTACCGGGAAGGTGTGCAGGAATATGAAGACCTGCGTACATACGTCAAGGAAACAGATGAGGATGACCACACAGAAGGAACAGACGGAAGCGATGGGAAACAGACCGTGGTTGATTTTAGAGCATTGAAAAAGATCAATCCGGATATCGTTGCATGGATCCGGATCCCGGATACCAGCATTGATTACCCGGTAGTCCAGGGAAACGATGACTCCTATTACCTGACACATACTTTTAAAAAGGCAGAACATGTGGCAGGGGCCATTTTCCTGGATTCCGATAACAATGCCGATTTTTCTGATGACAAGAACATCATTTATGGCCACAATATGAAAGATGGCAGCATGTTCCGCGGACTTCGAAATTTCCTTGACGATGAATTCTTAAAAGAACACCATATCCTCTATCTGTATCTTCCAGATGAAGGGGTATGGATCTTTGTGATCGTAAAATGCGAGTATACACCGGCAGATGGAGATGCTTTCTTACTTGGAACACAGGAGGAAGTTCCGACGCTTCTGCTTTCCACCTGTGGAACAGATACCTCTAAACGTCTGGTTGTATGGTGTGAAAGGCAGGAAGAGAATGGAGAACAGATAGAATATTCTGACGAGGAAACAGAAGTACAGGAAGCTACGGATGATCTTGCTTTCTTAGATGGGGAGTTTGTGGAAAACGAAACCCACGATTTTATTTAA